The Pseudomonas pergaminensis nucleotide sequence GATCGCCGACAACACCGCCAGTATTCCATCGCCCTACACTCTGGAAACGGCGCAGGATTTTATCGACGGCATGCAGGAGAAATATCGCTCGACGGGGCTGTTGAGCCTTGGCGTGCATGTGCGTGACACCGGCGAGTTGATCGGTGTTGCCAGCTTGCGCATCCATGCAGATCATCACTATGGGCACCTAGGCGGCTGGGCGGCGGCGGACGCGCGCAACCTGGGGTATGCCACCGAAGCCGCGACCGCGTTGATGGACTACGGCTTTGCCGAACTCGGCCTGCATCGCGTGGGCAGCCAGTGCTTCAGCCGCAACAAGGAATCGGCGCGGGTCATGGAGAAAATCGGCCTGCAATACGAAGGCTGCAGGCGCGGGGCGTTCTTCAAGAACGGCGTGCATGAAGACCTGCTGGTGTTCGCCACCCTGCGTGAGGATTGGGAGTACCGGCTGTGAGGGGCGAGGTGGATCATGGCCGGCGCCGGGTACTTGCCGGGCTGGCGGTCGCTACCACCTTTTCGATCCTCAGCCCGTTTGCCCGCAGTGCCGGGGTGGAGTATCCGTTCACCCTGGGCGTGGCCTCCGGAGATCCGCTGCCGGATGGGTTTGTGATCTGGACGCGCCTGGCGCCGCTGTTCAATGCCGCGGACGGTCGTGGTGGCTTGAGCCGTTCAGTGCCGGTGCGTTGGCGGGTTGCCAGCGATGCGGCGATGACTCGCGTGGTGCGCCAGGGCGAGGTGATGGCCAGCGAGCGCTGGGCGCACTCGGTGCATGTGGAGGTGGCGGGACTGGAGCCGGGCAGGCCGTATTGGTATCAGTTCGAAGGGCTCGGCGCGCAAAGCCCGGTGGGGCAGTCGCGCACGGCGCCGGCGTTGCATGCCATGACGTCGGCCCGCTTGGGGTTTGTCTCGTGCTCGCATTGGGAACGTGGCTATTTCAGTGCCTATCGCCACTTGGCGCAAGAACAGCCCGACCTGGTGTTCTTTCTCGGCGACTACATCTACGACAGTTCCTACGCGGCGGACTCGGGCAAAATCATTCGCCCCCATGGCAGCGGCAATGCGGTGAGCTTGAGTGACTACCGCAACCGCTATGCCTTGTACAAAACCGACCCGGATCTACAGGCCCTGCACGCCGCAGCGCCCAGCGTCGTGACCTGGGACGATCACGAAGTGCAGAATGACTACGCCAACCGCTGGTCCCAGGACCCGAAGATCCCGGTCGGGCAATTCTTGCAGCAGCGGGCGGCGGCCTACCAGGCTTACTACGAACACATGCCGCTGCGTGCCAGCAGCCTGCCCAAAGGCGCGGACATGCGCATTTATCGGCGCCTGGACTACGGGCAGTTGGCCCGTTTTCATGTGCTGGACGGCCGACAGTATCGCTCCGAACAACCCTGCATCTTGGCCAATGGCAGTCACCAAGGGCATATCGCCGACAACCTTTGCCACGATTTGCGCGACCCCGGTCGTACGATGCTCGGTTGGCAACAGGAAGCCTGGCTGGATCAGGGCTTTGCCCAGTCGAAGGCGCAGTGGAACATCATCGCCCAGGACCTGCTGGTCGCGCCGCTGACCCAGCGCGACCTGACCAATCACAAGCCGGGACGCTGGACCGATGGCTGGGATGGCTACATGGCCAACCGCTCACGGATGCTGGCGTCCATCGAGCGCCATCGTGTCCAGAACCCGGTGTTCTGGGGTGGCGATATCCATTCGTTCTGGGTGACGGACTTGCATGCGGATGCCAGCAACCCGGACTCGCCGGTGGTTGCCACCGAGTTCGTCGGCACGTCGGTGACGTCTGATGGGCCGCCCTTTGAGGCGTTCAGCAAGATTCTGCCGCTCAATCCCCATGTGAAGTTCTTCGACAGTCGCCAGCGCGGGTATGTGTCGGTGGAAGTGGAGGCGCAGAAGATGCTGACGCACTTTCGTGTGATTACCGATCCGCGCGACCCTGCGGCGACCGTTTCGACCTTGAAATCATTTGTGAACGAGTCCGGCCGACCCGGCGCAGTCCTGTAGGCGCCGGCAAGCCGGCTCCTGCTGGGGTTGTGGTGATTACAGCGGCGCGGTTTCGTTGAGGCTGTAGCGCACGGACAGCGCACCCTTTTTTTCGGAAAGGGCCAGGATGGTCACCTGGCCCAGTTCACCCAAGGTTTGCACGTGGGTACCGCCGCAGGCATACGCGGGCAACTCGCCAAAGCCGACTTCCCGGGTGCCGTCTTCCAGGTTCATATGGCGCGGGTAGTCTGCCGCGATCCATCGGTTGACCTGTTGCTGGATCGTCTCGGCTTCCATGGCTTGCGCGGTTTCGCCACGGATGAAGGTGATCTTGCCTTCGCCCGGCCAGTGATGGGCCTTGATCGGCATCCAACCCAGGGTCTCGCCCACGCTGCCGATCAAGTGCCCCGCGGAATGCAGCCGAGTGTGCAGCGCGCGACGCTGTTCATCCACCCGCGCAGTGATCGGGCCAGGTGCCAGCGGGCGGTCGACGTAGTGCACCACGCGATCGCCTTCCTGGATCACGCGCAGCACGCTGCTCTCACCGAGCCAACCGGTATCGAAGGGTTGCCCACCGCCCTGTGGGTGAAAAATCGTCGATTGCAGGATCACCGCAAACTGGTCTTCATGGGGTGTACAACTCAACACCTCCAGCTCGGCAGTCAGGTGGTCGTGGGTGAAAAACAGGCGCTCGGTCATGATCTACATCCGCATCAGGGTTCTACCGGCAGTATAAATAGTGCGTAGATGGGTGATAATCCGCTCAATTATCAATGGACCTGTGCACCATGAGCATCAATCTACCGTTGCCATTGCTGGGCGAAATGGCGATTTTCGTCAAAGTAGTGGAAACCGGCAGCTTCTCCGAAGCCGCCCGGCAAATGGGCGCCTCGCCTTCATCGGTGAGCCGCAGCATCTCGCGCCTGGAGAAGGCCCTGGCCACACGGTTACTGCAACGCACCACGCGCAAGTTGCGTTTGAGCGAGGGTGGTGAAGAGGTGTTCAAGCGGTGCCAGGAGATGGTCAACGCGGCGCGTTCGGTCATGGAGATCAGCGGCCAGTTCACCCATGAGGCCGAAGGGCTGGTGCGGGTCAGCGTGCCCAAGGCAGTGGGGCGCTTTGTGGTGCACCCGCATATGCCGGAGTTCCTGCGGCGTTATCCCAAGGTGGATGTGCAACTGATCCTTGAGGACCGGCAGGTGGACATGATTGATGACAACGTCGACCTGAGCATCCGCATCACCGACAGCCCGCCACCGGGATTGGTCGGCCGGCAGTTGCTGCCGATCGAGCATCTGTTGTGCGCGACCCCGCAGTACCTGGCCGAGCATGGAACACCGGGCCACCCCCAGGACTTGCTGGCACACAGTTGCATCTACCTGGGAGAGACGCCGGGGGATTCACGCTGGAAGTTTCGCCAGGCCGGCAAGGCGGTGACGGTCGCAGTGCGCGGGCGTTACGCGGCGAACCACACAGGGGTGCGGCTGGATGCGGTGTTGCAACATGTGGGCATTGGCAGCTTGCCGTACTTTACGGCGCGGCATGCATTGGAGGAGGGGCGGTTGGTGCAGGTGTTGCCAGGGTGGGACTTTATTGCGTCGTACCATGGCGAGGCATGGTTGCTGCATTCGCCCACGCGGTATCTGCCGCCGAAGTTGCGGGTGTTTATTGATTATCTGGTGGCGTGCATGGCGGAGGAGCCGACGTTGCGCAAACGGTAGGAATGCGGTCGAAACTGTAGGAGCCGGCTTGCCGGCGATTGGCCCTTGAACCCAGTGCAGGACTCAAGGCCGCCATCGCCGGCAAGCCGGCTCCTACAAGGGAATCAGTGCTTGCTTTGGTCGTCCGGCATGGCCAGCAGCTGTTTTTCCTGGTTCCAGTCGAACGGTTCGTCGTTCTGTTCGGCTTCGAAGCGACGTTCTTCCAGGGCTTGGTACAGGTCCAGTTCTTCGTCGGGCATGAAGTGCAGGCAGTCACCGCCAAAGAACCACAGCAGGTCGCGCGGCACCAGGTGGGCAATTTGCGGGTAGCGCAGGATGACCTGGCTCATCAGGTCCTGGCCCAGGTATTGGCTTTCGATCGGGTCGATCGGCAGCAGGGCGCGCAATTCGTCGAAACGCTCCAGGAACAATGTGTGGCTTTCCTCGGGCACCTGTTCGGCTTCGCCGACGGCAACCAGGATGCTGCGCAAGTGGTCGAGCAAGACGAGATGATCGGCAACGACGTTGGACACGAGATAAGTCCTCTAAAGCAAAAACGGGCGCGAGAGTATATAGCTCTCGCGCCCGTATTTATATGACCGCTCGACTCAGCGGACCTTGCCCTCAGCCTGGGTCAGGTCTTCCTTGCTGAAGTCATCCACGTCGATCACCTTGCGCCGCGCTGCTTCAGCGTCATGCAGGGTTTGCGCTTCGGCGGGTTGCAGCACGCCGGCGTGCAGCGCCGCATCGATAGCGTGTTCCCCGGCAGTCGGCTTGACCTGGCCGCTTTTGAGCGCGGTGTGCAGTTTTTTCTGCAGCGGATGGCTGGCGCCGAGCAGGTCGTAGGCATGTTGCAGGGCGCCCACCGGGTCCTCCGCCGATTGCGGGCGGTAGCAGCCGGCCAGCAACTCTTCCAGGGTCGGATCGCCTTTGGCACGGCCGATCACCGCGGCCACTTCGGCATCCAGTGCATCGGACGGCCCGGTATGGCGACGCCCGAACGGGAACACGATGACCCGCAGCAGGCAACCCAGCACCTTGTTCGGGAAGTTGCTCAGCAGTTCATCCAGTGCACGCTCGGATTCACCAAGGCTTTCTTCCATGGCCCAGGCGAACAGCGGTTCCAGGTGGTCCGGCGAATCCAGGTCGTGGTACCGCTTGAGTGCAGCCGACGCCAGGTACATATGGCTCAGCACATCACCCAAGCGTGCCGACAGGCGTTCGCGCCGCTTCAGCTCGCCACCCAGCAGCATCATGCTCAGGTCGGCCAACAGCGCGAAGGCGGCAGCCTGACGGTTGAGCGCGCGGAAGTAACCCTGGCTCAAACGATTGCCCGGAGCCTTCTCGAAATGACCCACGCCGAGGTTCAGCACCAGGGTGCTGGCGGCGTTGCTCACGGCGAAGCCGATGTGTTGCATCAGCAGGCCGTCGAATTCCTTCAGCGCCTGGTCGTGGTCTTCGCGGCCGGCCAGGGCCATTTCCTTGAGCACGAATGGATGGCAACGGATCGCGCCCTGGCCGAAGATCATCAGGTTGCGCGAGAGGATATTCGCGCCTTCCACGGTGATGAAGATCGGCGCGCCTTGCCAGCTGCGACCCAGGTAGTTGTTCGGGCCCATGATGATGCCTTTGCCGCCGTGCACGTCCATGGCGTGGCTGATGCACTCGCGACCGCGTTCGGTCAGGTGGTACTTGAGGATCGCCGAGAGGACCGACGGTTTTTCCCCCAGGTCCACGGCATTGGCCGTGAGCATGCGTGCGCTGTCCATCAGCCAGGCGTTGCCGCCGATGCGCGCCAGGGCTTCCTGGATACCTTCAAAGGCGGAAAGCGGCACGTTGAATTGCTCGCGCACCTGGGCGTATTGGCCGGTCACCAGGCTGGTGAACTTGGCCGCGCCGGTGCCCACCGCAGGCAGGGAGATCGAACGGCCCACGGACAGGCAGTTCATCAGCATCATCCAGCCCTTGCCGAGCATTTCCTGGCCGCCGATCAGGAACTCCAGGGGGATGAACACATCCTTGCCGGAGTTGGGACCGTTCATGAACGCGGCGCCCAGGGGCAGGTGACGACGGCCAATTTCCACGCCGGGCGTGTCGGTCGGGATCAGCGCCAGGCTGATGCCCAGGTCTTCCTCTTCGCCCAGCAGGTGGTCCGGGTCATGGGCCTTGAAGGCCAGGCCCAGCAGGGTCGCGACGGGGCCGAGGGTGATGTAGCGTTTTTCCCAGTTCAGGCGCAGGCCGAGGGTTTCCTTGCCTTCCCATTCACCTTTGCAGATCACGCCAGTGTCGGGCATGGCGCCGGCATCGGATCCGGCCAGCGGGCCGGTCAGGGCAAAGCACGGGATGTCATCGCCACGGGCCAGGCGGGGCAGGTAGTGGTTGCGTTGTTCGTCGGTGCCGTAGTGCAGCAACAGCTCGGCCGGGCCGAGGGAGTTGGGCACCATCACGGTCGAGGCCAGGTCGCCGCTGCGGGTGGCGAGTTTCATCGCGACCTGGGAGTGGGCATAGGCAGAGAAGCCCTTGCCGCCATATTCCTTGGGAATGATCAGGGCGAAGAAGCCGTGGGTCTTGATGTGTTCCCAGGCCGCCGGCGGCAGGTCCATGGCCTGGCCGATTTCCCAGTCGCTGACCATGGCGCAGAGTTCTTCGGTAGGGCCGTCGATGAACGCTTGTTCTTCTTCGGTCAGTTGGACCTTGGGGTAGGCCAGCAACTTGTCCCAATCGGGGCGACCGCTGAACAGCTCGCCGTCCCACCACACGGTGCCGGCGTCGATAGCGTCGCGCTCGGTCTCGGACATCGGCGGCAGGACTTTCTGGAACCAGCTGAACAGCGGTTTGGTGAAGTATTGGCGACGCAGGTCGGGCAGCAGCAGGGGAGCGGCCACGACGGCGATCAACACCCAGAAGATCAGCAGCAGCCAACCCGGTGCGTGGCTCCAGGCACCCATCGCCAGCAGGTAGACGGCGACCACACCCAGTGCGGGCAGCGGGGCGACGCGGCGGTGTGCGAGGTAGGCAATGCCGATTACCAGCACCAGTATCCACAACAACAGCATATTCAATCCTCCGTGAAACCAGGGGCGAAACCACCAGGGAGCTTAGTCGGCATCCGAGCAAGCGGGGTGATCAGGGTGTTACAAGTTGTACTGGGAGCACCTGGCAACAGGCGCCGACATTTGGCCGATTCGTCGTTATCGCTGTGGCAGACCTGTCGTTAAACTCCAGGCTTACCCCGGAGATCACGCTCATGGATATGTACCTGAGTCCCAGCCGCTTCATCGATAGTGACCACCCTGCGGTGGTGGAGTTCGCCGAAAAACATCGCGGAACCCGCGCGGCTTCTAGTGACCAGGCAGTCAGCCTTTACTACGCCGTGCGTGAGGCGATTCGCTACAACCCCTACACCTTCAGCCGTGACCCAGGCACCTTGAACGCCAGCTTCGCCCTGGCCAGCGGCGAAAGTTATTGCGTGCCCAAAGCCACCTTGCTGGCGGCCTGCGCCCGCCACTGCGGCATCCCGGCGCGCATCGGCCTGGCGGACGTGCGCAATCACTTGTCGACGCCGCGCCTGCTCGCCTTGCTCAAGAGTGATGTGTTTGCCATGCACGGTTATACCGAGCTTTACCTGCAGGGTCGCTGGGTCAAGGCCACGCCCGCGTTCAACCAGCAACTGTGCGATGTGTTCGACGTTCCGCCGCTGGACTTCGACGGCGTCAACGACAGTGTCTTCCACGCGTTCAACCGCCAGGGCCAGCGTTCGATGGAATACGTGGTCGACCACGGGCAATTTCCTGACGTGCCCGAGGCGTTTTTCTTCGCGCATATTCAGCAGTGTTATCCCCACTTGTTCAGCGAGGACATGCCGACCCTGCTGGGCGATATGCAGAGCGATTTAAGCCGCGCGTGAACCGGCGTATGCTGCTGCGTTCATCAAGCCATGTTCATCAACAATAAGGCGCGGTCATGCTGAAAATCTGGGGTCGTAAAAATTCATCAAACGTCAGGAAGGCACTGTGGTGCGCCGAAGAACTCGGCCTGGACTATGAGGCAATTGATGCGGGCGGGGCTTTTGGTGTGGTCGACACGCCGCACTACCGCGCGTTGAACCCCAATGGCCGGGTGCCGATGATCGAGGACGGCGACTTTGTGCTGTGGGAGTCCAACACCATCGTGCGCTACCTCTGCGCCAAGCAGGCCTCCAACTGGTACCCGAGTGACCTGAAGGCCCGCGCCAACGCCGAAAAATGGATGGACTGGACCACCTCCACCTTTGCCGAACCGTTCAAGATCGTGTTCTGGGGCGTACTGCGCACCCCGGCGGAAAAACAGAACTGGGACACCATCCACGCCGGGCGCCAGGCCTGCATCGATGTGCTCAACACCGTCGACCAGGCGCTCGCTACACAGCCGTATCTGTCGGGTAAGGAGATCGGCATGGGCGATATCCCCCTGGGCAGCTTCATCTACGCCTGGTTTGAAATGCCCATCGAACGGCCGGCAATGCCCCATCTAGAGGCCTGGTACCAGCGCCTGCAACAGCGCCCGGCCTACCGCAAGGCGGTCATGACTGCGTTGACTTAATACCCACTATTAATACGGGTGACTGTACTTGTGCGGCGCGGGCAAGCACCATGCTTGTCATGCGCCGCCGTTGAACTACCTGGGCTGCGCCCCCATCTACTCTTTCTATTCCCTTCTTTGGTGCGTATTCCGATATGAGTTCCGCTCTGTCCATCCGGCAGCTAACCAAAACCTACGGCAACGGTTTCCAGGCCCTGAGTGGTATCGATCTGGACGTCGCCGAAGGTGACTTCTTCGCCTTGCTCGGCCCTAACGGCGCCGGCAAATCCACCACCATCGGTATCCTCTCCACGCTGGTCAACAAGACCAGCGGCTCGGTGAATATCTTCGGTCACGACCTGGACAAATCCCCGGCGGCGCTCAAGCGCTCCATCGGCGTGGTGCCCCAGGAATTCAACTTCAACCAGTTTGAAAAGACCTTCGACATCGTCGTGACCCAGGCGGGCTACTACGGCATCCCGGCGAAAGTCGCCAAGGAACGCGCCGAGCAGTACCTGACCCAACTGGGCCTGTGGGACAAGCGCGATGTGCCTTCGCGTTCGTTGTCCGGCGGCATGAAGCGCCGCCTGATGATCGCTCGCGCACTGGTGCACGAACCGCGCCTGCTGATCCTTGATGAACCTACCGCTGGTGTGGACATCGAGCTGCGTCGTTCGATGTGGACCTTCCTCACCGAGCTGAACGAGAAGGGCATCACCATCATCCTCACCACCCATTACCTGGAAGAGGCTGAGCAGCTGTGCCGCAACATCGGCATCATCGACCACGGCACCATCGTCGAGAACACCAGCATGCGTAACCTGCTGGGTCAGTTGCATGTGGAAACCTTTTTGCTCGACTTGAAGAACAATCTGTCGGTGCCGCCGCAATTGCTGGGCTACCCGAGCCGGCTTGTCGACAGCCACACCCTGGAAGTGCAGGTGGACAAGGCCATGGGCATCACCGCGCTGTTCACCCAGTTGGCGGCCCAGCAAATTGAAGTGCTGAGCCTGCGTAACAAAACCAATCGCCTTGAGGAGTTGTTCGTGTCCCTGGTGGAGAAAAATCTGGCGAAGGTGGCGGTATGAGTTCCGAACTGCAACCCAACCTTGTCGCGCTGCAAACCATCGTTTATCGCGAAGTGAAACGCTTTACCCGGATCTGGCCGCAGACCCTGCTGCCGCCGGCGATCACCATGGTCTTGTACTTTGTGATCTTCGGTAACCTGATTGGCCGGCAGATCGGCGACATGGGTGGCTTCACCTACATGGAGTACATCGTGCCGGGCCTGATCATGATGTCGGTGATCACCAACTCCTACGGCAACGTGGTCTCGAGTTTCTTCGGCAGCAAGTTCCAGCGCTCGATCGAAGAACTGATGGTGTCGCCGGTGTCGCCGCACACCATCCTGATTGGCTACACCCTGGGTGGCGTGCTGCGCGGGCTGATGGTGGGCGTGATCGTGACTCTGCTGTCGTTGTTCTTCACGCATTTGCAGGTGCATCACCTTGGCGTCACCATTCTGGTGGTGGTGCTGACTGCGACGATCTTCTCGCTGCTGGGCTTCATCAACGCTGTGTTTGCGCGCAACTTCGATGATATTTCGATCATCCCGACCTTTGTGCTGACGCCGCTGACCTACTTGGGCGGGGTGTTCTACTCCATCACGCTGCTGCCGCCGTTCTGGCAGACTGTGTCGCTGGCCAACCCGGTATTGCACATGGTCAACGCCTTTCGCTACGGCATCCTGGGGGTGTCGGATATCAAGATCAGCGTGGCGATCACCTTTATGATCGTCGCCACGGTGGTGTTGTATATCGGCTGTGCGCGGTTGTTGGTGAGCGGGCGTGGGATGCGTACCTGAGCAGCGATCTGCAATGAAAAAACGGCCTCAGATGAGGCCGTTTTTTTTTGCACCGCTGTGGGAGTTGGCTTGCCTACGAAGGCGGCCTGACAGCCGACCTGGATGTTGGATCTGATCGGGTACATATCCGTTATTTGGGTAACGGCTGGTATGGGTTCCGCCCTTACGGCGGGTCACTTTGGAAAAGAGCCCCAAAGTAACCAAAGGGCTCTTGCCCCAACACTCGGCACCTCGCCTAGGCTCGGTGTGCCCGTAATCCGACAGTGATTTGGGGGGCCGCCGCCACGCGCCATCCATGGCGCGGGGCGGCTAAACCGGCATCCCTGCCGGTTTACCCCTCAAATCCCTGTCGAATTCCGGCCAGCGTGTTTGATGGGGCGCCTAAGATCAAAATCAAAAGCAAGGCGGCCTGACAGCCGGCCTGAGTGGTTGGATCAAAGGCAGGTAGGTGTAGGAGCTGGCTTGCCGGCGATGCAGGCGGCTCGGTACCGCAGGTACACCCCGCGTTATGCCATTGCCGGCAAGCCGGCTCCTACAGGGGAGGTTCAGGCGTTGAGTGCCAGTTCGATCAGGGCGTGCAGTTCTTGCACTGTCAGCGGGGCGTTCGAAAATAGAATGCGAAACACCGTTGGCGCTGCGATCAGGTTGATCAGGTGGTCCACGCTTGGCGGCGTGCTTTGCGGGTAGCGATCGACAATCGCCTGCAACTGCCCACTCAGGATGCTCACGCAGTATCCCGGCGTGATCGTGCACTGCAGGTCGCGCATCATGTTGCGGCCCGGCTCCGAACTCATTTCATCCAGGTATTGCTCGGCCCAGGCCTGCAGGTCGCCGCGCAGGCTGCCGGTGTTGGCGGGTTCGCTGTCGGGGCGCATGCGTGCCAGGGCCACGTCCGCGAGCAGCACGGAGAGGTCGCCCCAGCGCCGGTAGATTGTCGAGGGCGTGACGCCTGCGCGTGTGGCAATCATGGGCACGGTGACGCTGGAGCGCTCGTGGGCTTCCAGCAGTTCACGCACCGCCGAATGGACGGATTCTTGTACCCGGGCACTGCGGCCCCCCGGGCGAAGGCCTTCTTTTATCGCCATGTTTGTGACCTTAACACAAAGAATTTGCTTTAAGCGCTGGCGGGTAGCACACTCTGCAAAAGCAAAATATTAGCTTTAGCGGAGCGTGTGCATGTCCAGTCCTGTTTCCCATCGTTCCAGCCTGGTGTTTCTCGCGATCACCTTGCTGACCTTCCTGGCCGCTTCGAGTGCGCCGACGCCGTTGTACCACCTGTATCAGGAAGGCCTGCATTTTTCGGCAGGCATGCTGACGCTGATCTTCGGTGTCTACGCCCTCAGCCTGCTGGCGGCACTGTTGACCGTCGGCTCTTTGTCGGACCACCTGGGGCGCAAGCCGGTGATTTTTGCTGCGCTGCTTCTGGATATGCTGGCGATGCTGCTGTTTATCAATGAAGGCAGCGTGGCCTGGCTGATTGCCGCCCGCACGTTGCAAGGGTTTGCCACTGGCATGGCCACCGCCGTATTGGGCGCGGCACTGCTCGACACCGACCGCCAACAGGGCCCGCTGGTCAACAGCGTGGCGCCGCTCTTGGGCATGGCTTGCGGGGCGATGGGCAGCAGTCTGCTGGTGGAATTCGCGCCCCTTCCGACCCAGTTGATCTACTGGACGTTGCTGGCCTTGATGCTGTTGCAGGCCCTCTACGTATGGCGCCTGCCGGAAACGGTGAGCCGCATCCCCGGCGCACTGGCGTCGCTGCGCCCAACATTGCATGTACCGCCCCAGGCGCGCCGGGCGTTGTGGCTTTCATTGCCGGTGGATGTGGCGGTGTGGGCGATGGGTGGCTTCTACTTGTCACTGGCCCCGTCGCTGGTGCGGGCCGCCACCGGGTCTACCTCCAACCTGATCGGTGGCGGCCTGGTGGCCGTGCTGACCCTGAGCGGCGCGTTGATGATCTTTACCTTGCGTAATCGTCCGGCCGACAAGGTGCTGCGTCTCGGCGCCGGCTTGCTGGCCATCGGTGTAACGCTGATCCTCACGGCGGTGCACAGCGCCAGCCTGCCCCTGTTCTTCATCGCCACGCTGATCGCCGGCAGTGGCTTTGGCGCGGGCTTTCTTGGCGCCTTGCGCAGTGTGGTGCCGTTGGCCTTGCCCCACGAGCGCGCGGGGCTGATGTCGGCGTTCTATGTGCTGAGCTACCTGGCGTTCTGCTTGCCTTCGTTACTGGCGGGCAACCTGATTCGCAGCTTTGGCCTGATCGCCACCACCGACGGCTACGGCGCGGTCCTCATCCTGCTGGCTGTCGGTGCGCTCATTGCCTTGCTGTTGCAGGATTCGGCGCGCGTGCGGGCGACGACAGGCGGCTGATGGGTAATAATCAGTGCCCGTATCCGCCTGATCGAGATTCGCGCATGAAGATCATCCGCAGCAAGGACTTCACCGGCAGCCGTGCCTGGGAGGCGCTGGACATCGCCAACATGAATGGCATCACCACGCGCCTGCACTGGACCGACCAGCCGTATCGCTGGCATATCAACGACGGCGAAGAAGTGTTTGTGGTGCTCGATGGCCGGGTGCAGATGCACTACCGCGACAATGGTTTCGAACAGGTGGCGGAGCTGGGCGTCGGGGACATCTTTTACGCCAGCGTCGGCACCGAACACGTGGCCCACCCGCAAGGGCCGGCGCGGATTCTGGTGATCGAGTGCGAAGGCAGCGTCTGACGATATATAGGTAAAGTAGATAACAGATAGAGATATTACCCGTTATATAGATATTCGATTCGGTTCTACCATGGTCTCACCCTCATGCGAGGAAGAGGATTGCCATCATGACCTGTTCGAATAGCATCAGTTACAAACCCTTCAGTCACCTGACCCGTCCACGGGAAGTGATCCGCCAGTTCACGCCGAACTGGTTTGCCGCCAC carries:
- a CDS encoding GNAT family N-acetyltransferase, whose product is MSSELPQLSTPRLLMRALEKHQADRLCALANGPKIADNTASIPSPYTLETAQDFIDGMQEKYRSTGLLSLGVHVRDTGELIGVASLRIHADHHYGHLGGWAAADARNLGYATEAATALMDYGFAELGLHRVGSQCFSRNKESARVMEKIGLQYEGCRRGAFFKNGVHEDLLVFATLREDWEYRL
- a CDS encoding transglutaminase-like domain-containing protein, coding for MDMYLSPSRFIDSDHPAVVEFAEKHRGTRAASSDQAVSLYYAVREAIRYNPYTFSRDPGTLNASFALASGESYCVPKATLLAACARHCGIPARIGLADVRNHLSTPRLLALLKSDVFAMHGYTELYLQGRWVKATPAFNQQLCDVFDVPPLDFDGVNDSVFHAFNRQGQRSMEYVVDHGQFPDVPEAFFFAHIQQCYPHLFSEDMPTLLGDMQSDLSRA
- a CDS encoding glutathione S-transferase family protein; the encoded protein is MLKIWGRKNSSNVRKALWCAEELGLDYEAIDAGGAFGVVDTPHYRALNPNGRVPMIEDGDFVLWESNTIVRYLCAKQASNWYPSDLKARANAEKWMDWTTSTFAEPFKIVFWGVLRTPAEKQNWDTIHAGRQACIDVLNTVDQALATQPYLSGKEIGMGDIPLGSFIYAWFEMPIERPAMPHLEAWYQRLQQRPAYRKAVMTALT
- a CDS encoding alkaline phosphatase D family protein; translated protein: MRGEVDHGRRRVLAGLAVATTFSILSPFARSAGVEYPFTLGVASGDPLPDGFVIWTRLAPLFNAADGRGGLSRSVPVRWRVASDAAMTRVVRQGEVMASERWAHSVHVEVAGLEPGRPYWYQFEGLGAQSPVGQSRTAPALHAMTSARLGFVSCSHWERGYFSAYRHLAQEQPDLVFFLGDYIYDSSYAADSGKIIRPHGSGNAVSLSDYRNRYALYKTDPDLQALHAAAPSVVTWDDHEVQNDYANRWSQDPKIPVGQFLQQRAAAYQAYYEHMPLRASSLPKGADMRIYRRLDYGQLARFHVLDGRQYRSEQPCILANGSHQGHIADNLCHDLRDPGRTMLGWQQEAWLDQGFAQSKAQWNIIAQDLLVAPLTQRDLTNHKPGRWTDGWDGYMANRSRMLASIERHRVQNPVFWGGDIHSFWVTDLHADASNPDSPVVATEFVGTSVTSDGPPFEAFSKILPLNPHVKFFDSRQRGYVSVEVEAQKMLTHFRVITDPRDPAATVSTLKSFVNESGRPGAVL
- a CDS encoding LysR family transcriptional regulator, whose product is MSINLPLPLLGEMAIFVKVVETGSFSEAARQMGASPSSVSRSISRLEKALATRLLQRTTRKLRLSEGGEEVFKRCQEMVNAARSVMEISGQFTHEAEGLVRVSVPKAVGRFVVHPHMPEFLRRYPKVDVQLILEDRQVDMIDDNVDLSIRITDSPPPGLVGRQLLPIEHLLCATPQYLAEHGTPGHPQDLLAHSCIYLGETPGDSRWKFRQAGKAVTVAVRGRYAANHTGVRLDAVLQHVGIGSLPYFTARHALEEGRLVQVLPGWDFIASYHGEAWLLHSPTRYLPPKLRVFIDYLVACMAEEPTLRKR
- a CDS encoding PA2817 family protein, producing MSNVVADHLVLLDHLRSILVAVGEAEQVPEESHTLFLERFDELRALLPIDPIESQYLGQDLMSQVILRYPQIAHLVPRDLLWFFGGDCLHFMPDEELDLYQALEERRFEAEQNDEPFDWNQEKQLLAMPDDQSKH
- a CDS encoding alanyl-tRNA editing protein; protein product: MTERLFFTHDHLTAELEVLSCTPHEDQFAVILQSTIFHPQGGGQPFDTGWLGESSVLRVIQEGDRVVHYVDRPLAPGPITARVDEQRRALHTRLHSAGHLIGSVGETLGWMPIKAHHWPGEGKITFIRGETAQAMEAETIQQQVNRWIAADYPRHMNLEDGTREVGFGELPAYACGGTHVQTLGELGQVTILALSEKKGALSVRYSLNETAPL
- a CDS encoding acyl-CoA dehydrogenase: MLLLWILVLVIGIAYLAHRRVAPLPALGVVAVYLLAMGAWSHAPGWLLLIFWVLIAVVAAPLLLPDLRRQYFTKPLFSWFQKVLPPMSETERDAIDAGTVWWDGELFSGRPDWDKLLAYPKVQLTEEEQAFIDGPTEELCAMVSDWEIGQAMDLPPAAWEHIKTHGFFALIIPKEYGGKGFSAYAHSQVAMKLATRSGDLASTVMVPNSLGPAELLLHYGTDEQRNHYLPRLARGDDIPCFALTGPLAGSDAGAMPDTGVICKGEWEGKETLGLRLNWEKRYITLGPVATLLGLAFKAHDPDHLLGEEEDLGISLALIPTDTPGVEIGRRHLPLGAAFMNGPNSGKDVFIPLEFLIGGQEMLGKGWMMLMNCLSVGRSISLPAVGTGAAKFTSLVTGQYAQVREQFNVPLSAFEGIQEALARIGGNAWLMDSARMLTANAVDLGEKPSVLSAILKYHLTERGRECISHAMDVHGGKGIIMGPNNYLGRSWQGAPIFITVEGANILSRNLMIFGQGAIRCHPFVLKEMALAGREDHDQALKEFDGLLMQHIGFAVSNAASTLVLNLGVGHFEKAPGNRLSQGYFRALNRQAAAFALLADLSMMLLGGELKRRERLSARLGDVLSHMYLASAALKRYHDLDSPDHLEPLFAWAMEESLGESERALDELLSNFPNKVLGCLLRVIVFPFGRRHTGPSDALDAEVAAVIGRAKGDPTLEELLAGCYRPQSAEDPVGALQHAYDLLGASHPLQKKLHTALKSGQVKPTAGEHAIDAALHAGVLQPAEAQTLHDAEAARRKVIDVDDFSKEDLTQAEGKVR